A genomic stretch from Odocoileus virginianus isolate 20LAN1187 ecotype Illinois chromosome 25, Ovbor_1.2, whole genome shotgun sequence includes:
- the OLIG2 gene encoding oligodendrocyte transcription factor 2, with protein MDSDASLVSSRPSSPEPDDLFLPARSKGSGGGAFTGGTVSSSTPSDCPPDLSAELRGAMGAAGAHPGDKLGGGGGGGFKSSSSSTSSSTSSAAASSTKKDKKQMTEPELQQLRLKINSRERKRMHDLNIAMDGLREVMPYAHGPSVRKLSKIATLLLARNYILMLTNSLEEMKRLVSEIYGGHHAGFHPSACGGLAHSAPLPAATAHPAAAAHAAHHPAVHHPILPPAAAAAAAAAAAAAVSSASLPGSGLSSVGSIRPPHGLLKSPAAAAAAAAAAPLGGGGGGGGGTGGFQHWGGMPCPCSMCQVPPPHHHVSAMGAGSLPRLTSDAK; from the coding sequence ATGGACTCGGACGCCAGTCTGGTGTCTAGCCGGCCGTCGTCGCCGGAGCCCGATGACCTTTTCCTGCCGGCCCGAAGCAAGGGCAGCGGGGGCGGCGCCTTCACGGGGGGCACCGTGTCGTCGTCCACGCCGAGCGACTGCCCGCCGGATCTGAGCGCCGAGCTGCGCGGCGCCATGGGCGCGGCGGGCGCGCACCCGGGGGACAAgctgggcggcggcggcggcggcggcttcAAGTCCTCCTCGTCCAGCACCTCTTCGTCCACGTCGTCGGCGGCCGCGTCGTCCACCAAGAAGGACAAGAAACAGATGACGGAGCCCGAGCTGCAGCAGCTGCGCCTCAAGATCAACAGCCGCGAACGCAAGCGGATGCACGATCTCAACATCGCCATGGACGGGCTGCGCGAGGTCATGCCTTACGCGCACGGCCCGTCGGTGCGCAAGCTCTCCAAGATCGCCACGCTGCTGCTGGCGCGCAACTACATCCTCATGCTCACCAACTCGCTGGAGGAGATGAAGCGACTGGTGAGCGAGATCTACGGAGGCCACCACGCTGGCTTCCACCCGTCGGCCTGCGGCGGCCTGGCGCACTCGGCGCCCCTGCCCGCAGCCACGGCTCATCCGGCGGCCGCGGCGCACGCGGCGCACCACCCGGCCGTGCATCATCCCATTCTGcctccggccgccgccgccgccgccgccgctgcggCCGCCGCCGCGGTGTCCAGCGCCTCCCTGCCCGGCTCTGGGCTGTCGTCGGTCGGCTCCATCCGGCCCCCTCACGGCCTGCTCAAGtctccggcggcggcggcggcggcggcggcagcggcccCGCttgggggcggcggcggcggcggcgggggcacTGGCGGCTTCCAGCACTGGGGCGGCATGCCTTGCCCCTGCAGCATGTGCCAGGTGCCCCCGCCGCACCACCACGTGTCGGCCATGGGCGCCGGCAGCCTGCCACGCCTCACCTCCGACGCCAAGTGA